In Sphingobacterium sp. PCS056, the following proteins share a genomic window:
- a CDS encoding NAD(P)H-binding protein, producing the protein MVAIVIGGSGATGRELVRQLLVDPRFSKVRVLLRRPYFEYHDKLEEIIVDFDKLFSFQDQVSGDVAFSCLGTTLKDAGSQEAQWHIDYDYPFAFAKMSFENGVTHFVLLSAAGVNAKSRIFYNRMKGSLEDAIKNIGFQQLTILRPGFIERPHSDRLGEKIGLKVITALNKVGIFKQYAPIKTKLLAKAMLESVFTYKKARQVLELKDIKAIIK; encoded by the coding sequence ATGGTAGCAATTGTTATTGGTGGAAGCGGAGCGACAGGTAGAGAACTTGTTCGACAATTATTAGTGGACCCTCGATTTAGTAAAGTTCGGGTATTATTGCGACGTCCTTATTTTGAATATCATGATAAATTAGAAGAGATTATTGTTGACTTTGATAAGCTATTCTCTTTTCAAGATCAGGTAAGTGGAGATGTTGCCTTTTCTTGTTTAGGAACCACATTAAAAGATGCAGGAAGCCAAGAAGCCCAGTGGCATATTGACTATGACTATCCTTTTGCTTTTGCGAAAATGTCTTTTGAAAATGGAGTTACTCATTTCGTTTTACTATCTGCAGCCGGAGTAAATGCAAAATCGCGAATCTTTTACAATCGAATGAAAGGATCTTTAGAAGATGCAATCAAAAACATTGGCTTTCAACAACTCACTATCTTGCGTCCAGGATTTATTGAGCGACCTCATTCAGATCGTTTAGGTGAAAAGATCGGCTTAAAAGTCATTACCGCTCTTAATAAAGTCGGCATTTTTAAACAATATGCCCCAATTAAAACTAAACTACTTGCCAAAGCGATGTTGGAAAGTGTTTTTACATATAAAAAAGCTAGACAGGTATTAGAATTGAAAGATATAAAAGCAATCATCAAATAG
- a CDS encoding NADP-dependent isocitrate dehydrogenase yields the protein MSSKIIYTKTDEAPLLATYSFLPIVQAFAKTANIDVELRDISLAGRILANFSDVLSEDQKVADALAELGQLATTPEANIIKLPNISASIPQLKGAIAELQAAGYAIPNFPDNPETAEENEIKAKYAKVLGSAVNPVLREGNSDRRAPKAVKNYAKANPHSMGEWSADSKTRVASMAHGDFYETEQSVTVQNQGQFKIEFVNTDGSISELKGLSPLKAGEVIDSSVMSLSALKGFVADTIAAAKADGVLLSAHLKATMMKVSDPIIFGAIVEVYFKDVFAKYGELFNSLGINKNNGLGEVLAKIVGNPQESEVKAAIDAAIANGPDLAMVNSDKGITNLHVPSDVIVDASMPAMIRTSGQMWNKEGKSQDTIAIIPDRCYAGVYEATIEDCKEHGALDPTTMGSVPNVGLMAQKAEEYGSHDKTFQATANGTIRVVDNEGNILMAQTVETGDIFRMCQTKDAPIQDWVKLAVNRARLSATPAVFWLDENRAHDREIIKKVEKYLGDFDTNGLDIFVMNPVEATKFSLDRIREGLDTISVTGNVLRDYLTDLFPILEVGTSAKMLSIVPLMNGGGLFETGAGGSAPKHIEQFLHEGYLRWDSLGEFLALGASLEHLSQTQNNAKALVLAETLDVATEKFLANDKSPSRKVGQIDNRGSHYYLTAYWAEALAAQTKDAELAAKFAPLAKALAENEKQINDELIAAQGKAQNIGGYYFPNDDLATKAMRPSETLNNAIASL from the coding sequence ATGTCATCTAAAATCATTTATACCAAGACAGATGAAGCGCCATTATTGGCGACTTATTCATTCTTACCTATTGTACAAGCATTCGCTAAAACAGCTAATATCGATGTTGAATTAAGAGATATTTCTCTTGCAGGTCGTATTTTGGCGAACTTTTCAGATGTACTAAGCGAAGATCAGAAAGTAGCTGATGCTTTAGCTGAATTAGGACAGTTGGCAACCACTCCAGAAGCTAACATTATTAAGTTACCCAATATTTCAGCTTCTATTCCTCAATTAAAAGGCGCAATTGCTGAATTACAGGCTGCAGGCTATGCAATTCCTAATTTTCCTGACAATCCAGAAACTGCGGAAGAAAATGAAATCAAAGCGAAGTATGCCAAAGTATTGGGTTCTGCAGTAAATCCAGTTTTACGTGAAGGAAACTCTGATCGTCGTGCACCGAAGGCGGTTAAGAATTATGCTAAAGCAAATCCACATTCGATGGGTGAGTGGTCTGCAGATTCAAAAACTCGCGTAGCTTCAATGGCTCATGGCGATTTCTATGAAACCGAGCAATCAGTTACGGTACAAAATCAAGGACAGTTCAAAATAGAGTTTGTAAATACCGATGGTTCTATTTCTGAATTAAAAGGTTTATCACCATTAAAAGCAGGAGAAGTAATCGATTCATCAGTAATGAGCTTATCCGCTTTAAAAGGTTTTGTTGCAGATACAATTGCAGCAGCCAAAGCTGACGGTGTTTTGTTGTCTGCTCACTTAAAAGCAACAATGATGAAAGTTTCAGATCCTATTATTTTTGGTGCGATCGTAGAAGTTTACTTTAAAGATGTATTTGCTAAGTATGGTGAATTGTTCAATTCTTTAGGAATTAATAAAAATAATGGTTTAGGTGAAGTATTGGCTAAAATTGTAGGCAATCCACAGGAATCAGAAGTTAAAGCAGCTATTGATGCCGCTATTGCTAATGGTCCGGATTTAGCAATGGTCAACTCTGATAAAGGAATTACAAATTTACATGTGCCTTCAGACGTTATTGTTGATGCATCTATGCCAGCTATGATCCGTACTTCGGGACAAATGTGGAATAAAGAAGGAAAGTCTCAGGATACGATTGCCATCATTCCAGACCGTTGTTATGCCGGCGTGTATGAAGCAACGATTGAAGATTGTAAAGAGCATGGTGCTTTAGATCCTACCACTATGGGTTCAGTTCCTAACGTTGGTTTAATGGCTCAAAAAGCAGAAGAATATGGATCTCATGATAAAACCTTCCAAGCTACTGCAAATGGTACGATACGTGTCGTAGACAATGAAGGAAATATTTTAATGGCGCAAACGGTTGAAACAGGTGATATCTTTCGCATGTGTCAAACAAAAGATGCACCAATCCAAGACTGGGTCAAATTGGCTGTTAACCGTGCTCGTTTGTCTGCTACACCAGCAGTATTCTGGTTAGATGAAAACCGTGCTCATGATAGAGAGATTATCAAAAAAGTAGAAAAATACTTAGGTGATTTTGATACAAATGGATTGGATATTTTTGTTATGAATCCAGTAGAGGCAACTAAATTTTCTTTAGATCGCATTCGCGAAGGTTTAGACACTATTTCTGTTACGGGTAACGTATTACGTGATTACTTAACCGATCTATTCCCTATTTTAGAAGTAGGTACATCTGCAAAGATGCTTTCTATTGTCCCTTTAATGAATGGTGGAGGTCTATTTGAGACTGGTGCTGGGGGTTCTGCTCCAAAACATATTGAGCAATTTTTGCACGAAGGATACCTGCGTTGGGATTCTTTAGGTGAATTCTTAGCTTTAGGTGCTTCTTTAGAACACTTGTCACAAACTCAAAATAATGCAAAAGCATTAGTCTTGGCTGAAACATTGGATGTAGCTACAGAAAAATTCTTAGCAAATGATAAGTCACCTTCACGTAAAGTGGGTCAGATCGATAACCGTGGGTCTCATTATTATTTAACAGCTTATTGGGCAGAAGCTTTAGCAGCGCAAACCAAAGATGCTGAATTAGCTGCAAAATTTGCACCTTTAGCTAAGGCATTAGCTGAAAATGAAAAGCAGATCAATGATGAGTTGATTGCTGCTCAAGGTAAAGCTCAAAATATCGGTGGTTATTATTTCCCTAATGATGATTTAGCTACTAAAGCAATGCGTCCTTCGGAAACATTGAATAATGCAATCGCATCTTTATAA
- a CDS encoding DUF4954 family protein, whose product MSQIKKGNIVRLGFDFIPPAFIPKGKDENHQRFEQNARSDYRSLTLEEIVVLIENGNRADSWEHILVCDPFIPHQIRHNNFFGLVRIGAMEPIYLEYRNLKLESGIYNSTIVSCDIGDAVAIHHVRYMSHFIIGNDVILSNISEMETSSTAKFGNGILREGESEDLRIALELCNENGVRSILPFDGMQAADAYLWTRNRQDLQLQNRFKEITEKRFSKTRGSYSVIGDRCIIKNSQNIKNVNIGSDAYIKGINKLKNVTINSSPDAFTQIGEGCELVNGIVGYGCRIFYGVKAVRFILSSFSQLKYGARLINSFLGDNSTISCCEVLNSLIFPAHEQHHNNSFLCAAVVMGQSNMAAGATVGSNHNSRAADGEIIAGRGFWPGLCVSLKHNSRFASYTLLVKGDFPHELDIQIPFSLINNDVKNDKLIIIPGYWFMYNMYALIRNGNKYESRDKRLLKNQYLEYDILAPDTVNELFNSLRIIEFAVGSHHNARLSDVTHEQILIDGKARLTGDSHEIPSSIEVSGFEHSKRKVELVKVGQAYSLFKRFIQYYGSIHIIEFLKNNSFEQLKVKMKDSQRLEWENIGGQLIEKDAIEQLMSEIKSGKIDEWEDVHKYYHDLSKSYLESKRSHAFASILEITGETWETITIETLKSWLHEAILHRTWMVNEIFASRAKDYVNPFRNMVYNSDEERDIVVGKLDENSFILQQREELEVFENGVQDLLISLSM is encoded by the coding sequence ATGAGTCAAATAAAAAAAGGTAATATTGTTCGCCTAGGTTTTGATTTCATTCCCCCAGCTTTTATTCCTAAAGGAAAGGATGAAAATCATCAGCGGTTTGAGCAAAATGCGAGATCTGATTATAGAAGCTTAACATTAGAAGAGATTGTTGTTTTAATCGAAAATGGCAACAGAGCGGATAGTTGGGAACATATATTGGTCTGTGATCCATTTATACCCCATCAGATTAGGCATAATAATTTCTTTGGATTAGTTCGTATCGGTGCTATGGAGCCGATTTATTTGGAATATCGCAATTTAAAGTTAGAGTCAGGAATATACAATAGTACGATCGTGAGTTGTGATATAGGTGATGCCGTAGCTATCCACCATGTCCGATATATGTCACACTTTATCATTGGAAATGATGTTATTTTAAGTAACATCAGTGAGATGGAGACTAGCAGTACAGCAAAGTTTGGAAATGGTATTTTGAGAGAAGGAGAGTCTGAAGACCTAAGAATTGCACTGGAATTATGCAATGAAAATGGTGTGAGATCTATTTTGCCCTTTGACGGTATGCAGGCAGCTGATGCTTATCTTTGGACGCGTAATAGGCAAGATTTGCAATTGCAAAATAGATTTAAAGAAATTACAGAAAAAAGATTTTCAAAAACAAGAGGTTCCTATAGTGTCATTGGTGACAGATGTATCATTAAAAATTCACAGAATATAAAAAATGTGAATATAGGTTCCGATGCCTATATTAAGGGTATTAATAAACTGAAAAATGTTACCATTAATTCTTCTCCCGACGCCTTTACTCAAATAGGAGAAGGTTGTGAGCTGGTTAATGGTATTGTCGGTTATGGTTGTCGTATTTTTTACGGAGTTAAAGCTGTACGTTTTATTTTGTCATCTTTTTCACAATTGAAATATGGTGCAAGACTTATTAATTCATTTTTGGGAGATAATTCCACCATTTCATGCTGTGAAGTGCTTAATTCTTTAATTTTTCCCGCACATGAGCAGCACCACAATAATTCCTTCCTATGTGCAGCTGTGGTTATGGGGCAAAGTAATATGGCTGCAGGGGCAACAGTTGGATCAAATCATAATTCACGAGCAGCCGATGGAGAAATTATAGCAGGAAGAGGATTTTGGCCAGGCTTATGTGTCAGTTTAAAACATAATTCAAGATTTGCGTCCTATACACTTTTAGTTAAAGGAGATTTCCCCCATGAATTAGATATTCAGATTCCTTTTTCTTTAATCAATAATGATGTTAAAAATGACAAATTGATCATCATTCCAGGTTATTGGTTTATGTATAATATGTATGCGCTAATCCGCAATGGTAATAAATACGAGAGTAGAGATAAGCGCTTGTTGAAAAATCAATATCTGGAGTATGATATACTTGCTCCTGATACGGTGAATGAATTGTTTAATTCGTTACGTATAATAGAATTTGCTGTCGGCTCACATCATAATGCGAGATTGAGTGATGTAACTCATGAACAAATTCTTATTGACGGTAAGGCAAGATTAACTGGTGATAGTCATGAAATACCATCATCAATTGAGGTAAGTGGATTTGAGCATTCAAAGCGAAAAGTAGAGCTAGTGAAGGTCGGACAGGCCTATTCGCTTTTTAAACGTTTTATTCAATATTATGGATCCATTCATATCATTGAATTTCTCAAGAATAATTCTTTCGAACAATTAAAAGTTAAAATGAAAGATAGTCAACGTTTGGAGTGGGAAAATATTGGAGGGCAATTGATCGAAAAAGATGCCATTGAACAGTTGATGTCCGAAATCAAATCAGGTAAAATTGATGAGTGGGAAGATGTCCATAAATATTATCATGACTTGAGTAAATCTTATTTAGAATCCAAAAGATCACATGCTTTTGCTTCTATATTGGAAATAACTGGTGAAACTTGGGAAACAATAACTATTGAAACGTTAAAAAGCTGGTTACACGAAGCAATTTTACATCGCACTTGGATGGTCAATGAAATATTTGCAAGTAGAGCAAAAGATTATGTCAATCCATTTCGGAATATGGTCTATAATAGTGATGAGGAAAGGGATATAGTGGTAGGTAAGTTAGACGAGAATAGCTTTATTTTGCAGCAACGTGAAGAACTTGAAGTTTTCGAAAATGGTGTACAAGATCTCCTGATTAGCTTGTCCATGTAG
- a CDS encoding DUF3857 domain-containing protein gives MMKYTLSIMFVICSLFLKGQSTWDIAKIPDDLKKDAIIVIRNEEQFLDIKGVNAAKYDYKITATIFSKAGDDFAVMEEVYDKFSNIYNIKAVLYDAAGNKIKEYKNSDIKDQSLLSDFSIFEDNRVKRLKFVSNTYPYTIEYSFSQDFKGLLYFPQWRDIKDFGMSVEKSSYTIQKDKNYQMKYLSRSGLQVDSTTTAGKTLYKWNSNHVVAVPREPLSVGINNVSSWVTASPNLFEYDGSSGNFDTWKNFGHWIYKLNAGGNNLPDAFKIKIRDLTKNAQSPYEKMAILYRYLQQNTRYVSVQLGIGGFKPVVAEKVATINYGDCKGLSNFMKAMLNEVGIQSHLVMIGNRKPSLNEQYSSIGQANHMILAVPLKNDTTYLECTSPYYPMGFIGYGNANRKVLLITEEGGVLVKTPVYTAEDNYQISKTKITFHNENDIDVLTNTRYGNSQFEDNLRTTLLEPSEQKKKVLEYSTIPIQTFGHYKCEQKDKTKPELEEEIAFKSKPLLSKGGDKLFLLLNQVNRKESVPIKIENRKTFFSVPYAYQDIDEINFELPSGYQVDFIPKDITIDSEFGTYEATFTFKDGVILYKRTQKMNDKTYPPEKYNEYVDFYKKIVQADKQKAVITKSM, from the coding sequence ATGATGAAATATACATTAAGTATCATGTTCGTGATATGTAGTCTTTTTTTAAAGGGACAATCAACTTGGGATATCGCTAAAATTCCAGATGACTTAAAAAAAGATGCCATAATTGTGATCAGAAATGAAGAGCAATTTTTAGATATAAAAGGTGTAAATGCTGCAAAATATGATTATAAAATTACAGCCACTATATTTAGTAAAGCAGGTGATGATTTTGCTGTAATGGAAGAAGTGTATGATAAATTTTCAAATATCTACAATATTAAAGCTGTACTTTATGATGCCGCTGGTAATAAAATTAAGGAATATAAAAACTCCGACATTAAAGATCAAAGTTTACTTTCCGATTTTTCTATTTTTGAAGATAATAGAGTAAAAAGGCTAAAATTTGTTAGCAATACCTATCCATATACAATAGAGTATAGTTTTAGCCAAGATTTTAAAGGATTACTTTATTTTCCACAATGGCGCGATATTAAAGATTTTGGTATGTCGGTAGAAAAATCCAGTTACACGATTCAAAAAGATAAAAATTATCAAATGAAATATTTGAGTCGTTCGGGATTACAAGTAGATTCAACCACAACTGCCGGTAAAACACTATATAAATGGAATAGTAATCACGTTGTTGCTGTACCGAGAGAACCTTTATCTGTCGGGATCAATAACGTTTCTTCTTGGGTCACAGCATCGCCCAATTTATTTGAATACGACGGGTCTAGTGGTAATTTTGATACCTGGAAAAATTTTGGACATTGGATCTATAAACTCAATGCAGGTGGAAATAATTTACCGGATGCATTCAAAATTAAAATTCGAGATTTGACCAAAAATGCACAGTCACCATATGAGAAGATGGCGATTTTGTATCGTTATTTGCAACAAAATACACGTTATGTCAGTGTGCAGTTAGGTATCGGAGGGTTTAAGCCAGTAGTCGCTGAAAAGGTCGCGACAATTAATTATGGTGACTGTAAAGGATTATCTAATTTTATGAAGGCGATGCTAAATGAAGTTGGAATACAGTCACATTTAGTCATGATAGGTAATAGAAAACCAAGTTTAAATGAGCAATATTCAAGTATCGGTCAAGCAAATCACATGATCTTGGCTGTACCGTTAAAAAACGATACAACCTATTTAGAATGTACGAGTCCCTATTATCCAATGGGATTTATTGGTTATGGAAATGCAAATAGAAAGGTGCTTTTAATTACTGAAGAGGGTGGAGTACTTGTAAAAACACCAGTTTACACGGCTGAAGATAATTATCAAATCAGTAAAACTAAAATCACATTTCATAATGAAAATGATATTGATGTCTTAACCAATACACGCTATGGAAATTCTCAATTTGAAGATAATTTAAGAACAACTTTATTAGAACCAAGCGAACAAAAGAAAAAAGTATTGGAATACAGTACAATCCCCATCCAAACTTTTGGACATTATAAGTGTGAGCAGAAAGATAAAACTAAGCCAGAATTAGAAGAAGAAATTGCATTTAAATCTAAACCATTATTAAGCAAAGGGGGGGATAAGTTATTTTTATTACTCAATCAAGTTAACCGAAAGGAATCAGTCCCAATTAAAATTGAAAACAGGAAAACTTTTTTTTCTGTTCCATATGCTTATCAAGACATTGACGAAATTAATTTTGAATTACCAAGCGGATATCAAGTTGATTTTATACCAAAAGATATTACAATAGACTCTGAATTTGGAACCTATGAGGCTACATTTACTTTCAAGGATGGTGTTATTCTTTACAAGAGAACACAGAAAATGAACGATAAAACTTATCCACCGGAAAAATATAATGAGTATGTTGACTTTTATAAAAAAATAGTTCAGGCAGATAAGCAGAAAGCCGTAATCACAAAATCGATGTAA
- a CDS encoding DUF3858 domain-containing protein: protein MPYKKLLLPLVMLLITTVHCVQAQKNQKLEYKFGKILPQDFLINASGIDSAASAIKLFDIGNCYFEISPISKSFVYVYERHIRYKILNKNGYNYANYSIGLHKSNSESKEVLEFMSAATYNMVDGVMTTSKIDKDSKFTEEVNKNTVFKKFTLPNVKEGSIIEYKYKIKSDFIFNLPGWSFQSEIPTLWSEYTVTIPEYFDYKFNRSGYYDIAHPVHEKVNASYVTNVQSSATRDRYVAQDMPALKDEPFISNLDDYRPSIDFELRSTNFPGQFFNDYTGSWPKIVHAILDDDNFGGYLNKGNYAKNNLKTILSLENDSLKNAKRIYKYIKDNLKWNQNYHYYSTETNPKAIFEKKTGNSADLNLALINFLREAKFNAYPVLISTRSNGKHPGYPVISKFDNVIAAVEIGGNVYFLDATVKDMPFGMIHYENLNHEGFLINVNDKSGGWISTETSFGDESMHVYQLTLDKENKLKGTLTNYFNGYAGLTARNAYRNAINEEDYLKNLKKSKNGLELHNFKILNLDSLDERFIESMDVEIEDHVEEAGNLVYFSPLLYEQTKENLLKHEERIFPVDFAHPIMENCRVVIMIPDDYEIDKLPKGGIFKLPENVGSFTISYQTEGKALLIKSIVNINKSTYSPEEYFDLKELFAAIVEKQAEKIVLKKKI from the coding sequence ATGCCATATAAGAAATTATTATTACCTCTTGTGATGTTATTGATCACGACGGTTCATTGTGTTCAAGCACAAAAAAATCAAAAACTTGAATATAAATTTGGGAAAATTCTACCACAAGATTTTTTGATTAATGCATCAGGAATAGATTCAGCAGCATCAGCAATTAAATTATTTGATATCGGAAATTGTTATTTTGAGATAAGTCCTATATCTAAATCATTTGTTTATGTTTATGAAAGGCACATCCGTTATAAAATCTTAAACAAAAATGGTTATAATTATGCAAATTACTCTATTGGTCTTCATAAAAGCAATAGTGAATCCAAAGAGGTTTTAGAATTTATGAGTGCAGCTACCTATAATATGGTAGATGGTGTCATGACAACGAGTAAAATTGATAAAGATTCAAAATTTACGGAAGAAGTCAATAAGAATACTGTTTTTAAGAAATTTACACTACCTAATGTAAAAGAAGGATCTATTATTGAATATAAATATAAGATCAAATCTGATTTTATATTTAATTTGCCCGGTTGGAGCTTTCAAAGTGAAATACCAACATTATGGTCCGAATACACAGTCACTATTCCAGAGTATTTTGATTATAAATTTAATAGAAGTGGTTATTATGATATCGCTCACCCTGTCCATGAAAAGGTCAATGCAAGTTATGTCACCAATGTTCAATCTTCAGCTACTCGGGATCGTTATGTTGCACAAGACATGCCTGCACTAAAAGATGAGCCCTTTATATCTAATTTAGATGATTACAGACCATCAATTGATTTTGAACTTCGATCAACGAATTTTCCTGGTCAATTTTTTAATGACTATACAGGATCATGGCCGAAGATTGTTCATGCTATTCTTGATGATGATAATTTCGGTGGATATTTAAATAAGGGTAATTACGCAAAAAATAATTTAAAGACTATTCTATCTTTAGAAAATGATTCTCTGAAAAACGCAAAGAGAATTTATAAATATATTAAGGATAACCTAAAGTGGAATCAAAACTATCATTATTATAGTACCGAAACAAATCCTAAAGCCATATTTGAGAAAAAAACAGGTAATTCAGCCGATCTAAATCTAGCATTAATCAATTTTCTAAGAGAGGCTAAGTTTAATGCTTATCCTGTATTAATCAGTACGCGCTCAAATGGTAAACATCCTGGTTATCCAGTGATCAGTAAATTTGATAATGTTATAGCAGCAGTAGAGATTGGAGGAAATGTCTACTTTCTTGATGCTACAGTTAAAGATATGCCATTTGGAATGATTCATTATGAAAATTTGAATCACGAAGGATTTCTTATCAATGTTAATGATAAAAGTGGGGGATGGATTAGTACCGAAACAAGCTTTGGAGATGAAAGTATGCATGTCTATCAGTTAACATTAGATAAGGAAAACAAACTTAAAGGAACGCTAACAAATTATTTCAATGGATACGCTGGTTTAACAGCAAGAAATGCCTATAGAAATGCCATTAATGAAGAAGATTATTTGAAAAACTTGAAAAAGAGTAAAAATGGACTAGAACTCCATAATTTCAAAATTTTAAATCTCGATAGTTTAGATGAGCGGTTTATTGAATCTATGGATGTGGAAATAGAGGATCATGTAGAAGAGGCTGGAAATCTAGTCTATTTTAGTCCATTGCTTTATGAGCAAACCAAGGAAAATCTTTTGAAACATGAAGAACGAATTTTTCCTGTGGATTTTGCTCACCCTATTATGGAAAATTGCCGTGTTGTAATTATGATCCCAGATGATTATGAAATTGATAAACTTCCGAAAGGAGGAATTTTTAAACTTCCCGAGAATGTAGGATCATTTACCATATCTTATCAGACAGAAGGAAAGGCGTTATTGATTAAGAGTATTGTCAACATTAATAAATCAACCTACAGTCCAGAAGAGTATTTCGATTTGAAAGAATTATTTGCAGCTATTGTTGAAAAACAAGCTGAGAAAATTGTGTTAAAGAAAAAAATATGA